A section of the Engystomops pustulosus chromosome 3, aEngPut4.maternal, whole genome shotgun sequence genome encodes:
- the POLR2D gene encoding DNA-directed RNA polymerase II subunit RPB4 has translation MAAGGGDARAGDPEEDASQLLFPKEFESAETLLNSEVHMLLEHRKQQNESAEEEQELSEVFMKTLNYTARFSRFKNRETIASVRSLLLQKKLHRFELACLANLCPETADEAKALIPSLEGRFEEEELQQILDDIQTKRSFQY, from the exons ATGGCGGCAGGTGGTGGTGATGCTCGTGCCGGGGATCCGGAGGAGGACGCCTCGCAGTTACTCTTTCCTAAAG AGTTTGAGAGTGCAGAGACGCTGCTGAATTCTGAGGTGCACATGTTGCTGGAGCACAGAAAACAGCAAAATGAAAGCGCAGAAGAGGAACAGGAGTTATCTGAAGTCTTCATGAAAACGCTTAACTACACAGCCAGGTTCAGCCGCTTTAAAAACAGAGAGACCATTGCCAGTGTCAGAAG CCTGCTACTGCAGAAGAAGCTGCACAGGTTTGAGTTGGCATGTTTAGCCAACCTGTGTCCAGAAACAGCGGATGAGGCAAAAGCTTTAATTCCAAG CCTTGAAGGACGTTTTGAAGAAGAGGAGCTTCAGCAAATATTAGATGACATTCAGACCAAGAGAAGCTTTCAGTACTGA